In the Synechococcus sp. MU1643 genome, CTTTGGATCAACGGCCTCCAGTTGCAGGTCAAGCCAGGACCGGCAGGCGGCCAACTCAGCTTTTATTGGTCGTCGGTTGTTCGGGGGGCGGCATTTGATCGCATTGCAGATGTAAAGGTCATGCTCGGGATCCAGATCCACGTCCCGCAGCAGCTGATCGAGAGCACGTCCTGAACGACCAACAAAGGGAACGCCCTGAGCATCTTCCTGAGCCCCTGGTGCTTCGCCAATCAGCATCAGATTCGCGTTGGGATTGCCGCGGCTGATCACGACGCTCTGTCGAGTGCTGGCAAGCTCACAGGCTTTACAGGAACTGCAGTCATCCAGGTTGGAGCCGGTCATGAGATCGAAGCGCCAGAGTCCAGGGGAGCCAGAAGCAACAGGGCATTGCCCTCCGGATCGTGGATCCAGGCCTCAGCACCAAAGGGCTCAAGCCGCACATCCTCCAGAATCGACCCACCACACTGCAGGGCGTTGCTGAGCAGCCGCTCAAGCTCAGGCAGGGGGGCCTGAGATGGGGGGAGCCTCAAACAGGGGGCCAGCGCTCGCCCACGGGCAGGGAAAGGGCGCCGGCGTGATGGGCTGTAAATCTCAAGCTGGCTGCCATCGCTGAATTGAACGATGCAGTGGTGGTCTGCCACCCCAGGATTCAACTTGGCTTGAAACAGCTCGCAGTAAAAGCCCGCCAACTTGGCGCTGTCTTTTGCAGCCAGGACCCAGCTGATCTGTATCGCATTCATCGGCGCTGAGAAATCACGGTTGTCTGCGACACCATCTGCGGCAGGATGATGACGTTTTAAACGCACCGCGGGGAGGTGCGTTACCGATGCCGCGCCCGCCAGAACTTTCCGACCGGGCTGTCGCCCTGAAACCGTCTCTGACGCTGGAGATCAGCGCCAAGGCCAAAGCTCTGCGCGACAGCGGCAAGGACATCTGCAGCCTCAGTGCTGGTGAGCCGGACTTTGCGACGCCTCCATTCATCGTTGAAGCAGCCCAGCGCGCTCTGGGATCCGGCTTCACCCGTTATGGCCCCGCTGCGGGGGACCCTGATCTTCGTGCTGCTCTAGCCCACAAACTGAGCGTCGAAAACGGCATCCCAACCCAGACGGAGCAGGTGCTTGTCACCAACGGCGGCAAGCAAGCCATCTACAACCTGTTCCAGGTTCTGCTCAATCCCGGCGATGAAGTGCTGCTGCCGGCCCCCTACTGGCTGAGCTATCCCGAAATGGCAGCCCTGGCTGGGGCTAGCACCAGGATCATCCACACCAAAGCGGAGGAGGGCTTCCGTCTCAACCTCAATCTGCTGGAGCAGCAGATCACCCCACGTAGCCGACTGCTGGTGATCAATTCACCTGGCAACCCCAGCGGCCAGGTGATGACA is a window encoding:
- a CDS encoding VOC family protein translates to MNAIQISWVLAAKDSAKLAGFYCELFQAKLNPGVADHHCIVQFSDGSQLEIYSPSRRRPFPARGRALAPCLRLPPSQAPLPELERLLSNALQCGGSILEDVRLEPFGAEAWIHDPEGNALLLLAPLDSGASIS
- a CDS encoding uracil-DNA glycosylase, translating into MTGSNLDDCSSCKACELASTRQSVVISRGNPNANLMLIGEAPGAQEDAQGVPFVGRSGRALDQLLRDVDLDPEHDLYICNAIKCRPPNNRRPIKAELAACRSWLDLQLEAVDPKVIVLTGATAVEAILGIKGGMTQLRGQWQSWNERAVMPIFHPSYLLRNPSKAAGAPLDLTRRDLATVQQRLCEPCSASN